A genomic window from Parvularcula sp. LCG005 includes:
- a CDS encoding CpaD family pilus assembly protein — protein MIRTFILASVVTLAASGCSHVMNGQNEALSVAERHPITVDQQTVTVAIPVDSTRNGLSRQALADLDNFMTAYRTRGHGPVTVTAPSGTSRNIDAQQVASDVRQALNSFGLDYGAMQGATYRTGDTPSAVLVSFTQYVATGPVCGAFDGGVTTRFRNLAPTNFGCADQHNLAAMVADPRDLTQMQPMGPSIGTAGAAASRAPHTGAGTWQREGSYGASVGGDASGQ, from the coding sequence ATGATCCGTACCTTTATTCTTGCCTCAGTTGTGACCCTCGCCGCATCGGGATGCTCCCATGTGATGAACGGGCAGAATGAGGCCTTGAGCGTTGCTGAACGTCATCCGATCACGGTGGATCAACAGACGGTGACGGTCGCAATTCCGGTGGACAGCACACGGAACGGCCTGTCGCGTCAGGCGCTGGCTGATCTCGACAACTTCATGACGGCCTATCGTACCCGCGGCCACGGCCCGGTGACGGTCACGGCCCCATCGGGAACGTCGCGCAATATTGACGCGCAACAGGTGGCCTCAGATGTTCGTCAGGCGCTCAACAGCTTCGGTCTTGATTACGGCGCGATGCAGGGCGCCACGTATCGCACCGGCGACACGCCATCGGCCGTCCTCGTGTCCTTCACCCAATATGTTGCTACCGGACCGGTATGCGGCGCCTTTGACGGCGGCGTGACAACGCGCTTTCGCAATCTCGCACCGACCAACTTTGGGTGTGCGGATCAACACAATTTAGCCGCCATGGTGGCGGACCCCCGCGACCTGACGCAGATGCAGCCGATGGGGCCGAGTATCGGCACCGCAGGCGCCGCCGCTTCGCGCGCTCCTCACACCGGAGCCGGGACCTGGCAGCGCGAAGGCAGCTACGGAGCGTCCGTCGGCGGGGACGCCAGTGGTCAGTAA
- a CDS encoding pilus assembly protein CpaE produces the protein MSGLPHSTNNASGDDHDFDLDLDDLDDATLQRLLEEDPALEEELRAIEAAESARAENSEEDDTELMSDTDDASGPMAAAPFAMPTAEEELDALLVHEDLPPMGFDDLDLDADTDLDDDAEPSASEPTDPPFVAAPTHDDLAEYDYTPPMVVAEEEPSFDETTEVDETFETDLSVNVQPVPRINIHAFCATERMTGLIEAAAGDRRLAKAHVTLQSGDARRAAEIYSNDSTPNLLILEAGDSSQALLDGLDALAQVCDPSTRVIIVGDINDIRLYRELINRGISEYIVRPSSPLQIISSIGSLYADPDAPPIGKTFVFVGARGGSGSSSICHNVAWSLAEEMRSDTVLMDLDLAFGTAGLDFEHDPSQGLAEALAAPERLDDVLLDRLLQKCTERLSLFAAPNLLDRDYDMPTESFEAVIDTVKASAPCIAVDLPHVWTGWARMMLQSADEIILTATPDLSSFRNAKNIVETIKSHRTNDAPPILVLNQVGVPKRPEVPAEQFEEALGLTPRAILPWDPVTFGTCATNAEPLMEVAPKAKVTQEVSRIARILMGRDLVEQTSAGFSLKSLFAKKS, from the coding sequence ATGAGCGGGCTTCCTCACAGCACCAATAACGCATCGGGTGATGATCACGATTTTGATCTTGATCTTGATGACCTCGACGATGCCACCCTGCAGCGCCTCCTCGAAGAGGATCCGGCGCTGGAAGAGGAACTGCGTGCGATTGAGGCTGCCGAAAGCGCCAGGGCAGAAAACAGCGAGGAAGACGATACCGAGCTGATGTCGGACACGGATGATGCCAGCGGGCCAATGGCTGCTGCGCCATTTGCAATGCCGACGGCGGAAGAAGAGCTTGACGCTCTCCTGGTGCACGAAGACCTGCCGCCCATGGGGTTTGACGATCTCGATCTGGATGCGGACACCGATCTCGACGATGACGCGGAGCCCTCCGCCAGTGAGCCGACCGATCCGCCATTCGTTGCGGCGCCGACCCATGACGATCTGGCCGAATATGACTACACCCCGCCAATGGTGGTGGCTGAGGAAGAACCGTCGTTCGATGAGACGACCGAAGTCGACGAAACATTCGAAACGGACCTGTCGGTCAACGTCCAGCCTGTTCCCCGGATCAACATTCACGCCTTCTGCGCGACGGAGCGCATGACGGGGTTGATTGAAGCGGCTGCCGGGGACCGGCGCCTGGCCAAGGCGCATGTCACGCTGCAGTCCGGTGACGCGCGGCGGGCGGCTGAAATCTACTCCAACGATTCCACGCCAAACCTGTTGATCCTTGAAGCCGGGGATTCGTCTCAGGCGCTTCTCGATGGCCTTGATGCGCTGGCGCAGGTTTGTGATCCATCGACACGCGTGATCATCGTCGGTGATATCAATGATATCCGCCTCTACCGTGAGCTGATCAATCGCGGCATCAGCGAATATATCGTACGCCCCAGCTCGCCATTGCAGATCATCAGCTCCATCGGGTCCCTCTATGCGGACCCGGATGCGCCGCCGATCGGCAAGACCTTCGTCTTTGTCGGTGCCCGTGGTGGGTCCGGTTCGTCGAGCATCTGTCATAACGTGGCCTGGTCACTGGCCGAGGAAATGCGGTCCGATACGGTACTGATGGACCTCGACCTTGCCTTTGGTACGGCGGGCCTCGACTTCGAACATGATCCGAGCCAGGGCCTTGCCGAGGCGCTGGCCGCGCCGGAACGTCTTGACGATGTCCTGCTCGACCGGCTTCTGCAGAAATGTACGGAGCGCCTCAGCCTGTTTGCGGCACCCAACCTTCTCGACCGCGACTACGACATGCCGACCGAGAGCTTCGAGGCGGTGATCGATACGGTGAAGGCGTCTGCGCCCTGCATCGCTGTCGACCTGCCGCATGTCTGGACCGGCTGGGCACGGATGATGCTGCAGAGTGCCGATGAAATCATCCTGACGGCGACACCGGATCTCTCATCGTTCCGGAATGCCAAGAACATTGTCGAGACAATCAAATCTCACCGCACGAATGATGCACCACCGATCCTGGTGCTCAATCAGGTCGGTGTGCCCAAGCGGCCGGAAGTGCCCGCAGAACAGTTCGAGGAAGCGCTGGGCCTGACGCCGCGCGCCATCCTGCCTTGGGACCCGGTGACATTCGGCACCTGCGCCACCAATGCAGAACCCCTGATGGAGGTGGCGCCCAAGGCCAAGGTCACACAGGAAGTGAGCCGCATTGCAAGGATTCTGATGGGCCGTGATCTGGTTGAGCAGACCAGTGCCGGCTTCAGCCTTAAGTCCCTGTTTGCCAAAAAGTCGTAG
- a CDS encoding CpaF family protein yields the protein MFGKRPADAPPAPAAAKPVKAAPKPAPKAPPKADAQSRTAPPPPPKKAPPKPKPVVEEEARSDSYFEMKTTIFNALIDTIDLSQLAQLDMEMAAEEIRDIVNEIISIKGLQMSISEQESLLQDICNDVLGYGPLEPLLARDDIADVMVNGASRVFIEVNGKIQLTKIRFRDNTQLMNICQRIVSQVGRRVDESSPICDARLPDGSRVNVIAPPLSIDGPALTIRKFKKDKLRIQDLVNFGSISQPGADVLSIIGACRINTLISGGTGSGKTTLLNCMTSFIEEDERVITCEDAAELQLQQPHVVRLETRPPNLEGQGEVTMRDLVKNCLRMRPERIIVGEVRGPEAFDLLQAMNTGHDGSMGTLHANSPREALQRLESMITMGGLGLPSKTIREMIVGSVDIVVQAARLRDGSRRITHITEVLGTEGDTIITQDLFVYEIDGEDADGKVNGRHRSTGIARPAFWDRARYYGKHIELAEALDAAEG from the coding sequence ATGTTCGGAAAACGCCCTGCTGATGCTCCCCCCGCTCCTGCGGCCGCCAAGCCCGTAAAGGCTGCGCCGAAGCCCGCACCGAAAGCGCCGCCAAAGGCGGATGCCCAGTCGCGTACGGCCCCGCCGCCGCCGCCGAAGAAGGCACCGCCTAAGCCCAAGCCGGTGGTGGAAGAAGAGGCGCGGTCCGACAGCTATTTCGAGATGAAGACGACGATCTTCAATGCACTGATCGATACGATCGATCTGTCGCAACTCGCACAGCTCGACATGGAGATGGCGGCGGAAGAAATTCGCGACATCGTCAACGAGATCATTTCGATCAAAGGTCTGCAGATGTCGATTTCGGAGCAGGAAAGCCTGCTTCAGGATATCTGTAACGACGTTCTCGGATACGGTCCCCTTGAGCCATTGCTGGCGCGGGATGACATCGCCGACGTCATGGTCAACGGGGCCAGCCGGGTCTTCATCGAAGTCAACGGCAAGATCCAGCTGACCAAAATTCGCTTCCGCGACAACACCCAGCTGATGAATATCTGCCAGCGGATCGTCAGCCAGGTCGGTCGGCGGGTCGATGAATCAAGTCCGATCTGTGACGCCCGTCTGCCTGACGGTTCCCGGGTCAACGTCATCGCGCCGCCGCTGTCGATTGATGGGCCCGCTCTCACGATCCGGAAGTTCAAGAAAGACAAGCTGCGGATTCAGGATCTGGTCAATTTCGGCTCGATCTCCCAGCCCGGCGCGGATGTGCTGTCGATTATCGGCGCCTGCCGCATCAACACACTGATCTCTGGCGGTACCGGCTCGGGTAAGACGACGCTGCTCAACTGTATGACCTCGTTCATCGAAGAGGACGAGCGCGTCATCACCTGCGAAGACGCCGCGGAACTTCAATTGCAGCAGCCCCACGTGGTGCGGCTCGAAACCCGGCCGCCCAACCTTGAAGGGCAGGGCGAGGTCACCATGCGGGACCTCGTGAAGAACTGTCTGCGGATGCGTCCAGAACGGATCATCGTCGGCGAGGTCCGGGGCCCGGAGGCATTTGACCTTCTGCAGGCCATGAACACTGGTCACGACGGATCGATGGGCACGCTCCACGCCAACTCTCCGCGCGAAGCCTTGCAGCGTCTTGAATCGATGATCACGATGGGCGGCCTTGGACTGCCATCAAAAACGATCCGTGAGATGATTGTCGGTTCGGTTGATATTGTGGTGCAGGCAGCGCGCCTGCGTGACGGTTCGCGTCGGATCACCCATATCACAGAAGTTCTGGGGACGGAGGGTGACACGATCATCACCCAGGACCTGTTTGTCTACGAGATTGACGGCGAAGATGCCGATGGCAAGGTCAATGGCCGTCACCGGTCAACAGGTATTGCCCGCCCTGCGTTCTGGGACCGGGCGCGTTATTACGGCAAACATATTGAACTGGCTGAGGCTTTGGACGCAGCGGAGGGCTGA
- a CDS encoding type II secretion system F family protein: MALSQQQLMVLIGGLVVVVVLLVLFSGSSSGNKATKRAQSLSGRTPAKKGKANAQDPTKDRRRHVAESLKKIEDKQKEESKKKKVSLSQRIDQAGYEFSERSFYMGSAICGLVLVCLGLITAQDSLVILAMGIVGGLGIPRWFLIRARKKRQKKFVEEFSNSIDVIVRGVKSGLPVNECLKIIARDAQSPVKEEFHLLVEGVRIGLSLEQSLERMYQRMPLNEVKFFSIVLTIQQQTGGNLADALGNLSNVLRARKMMLGKIAALSMEAKASAVILAAMPFFVSGMVYMSAPDYLAPLYTTTNGQFMLLGAGLWMLMGVFVMKNMISIKV; the protein is encoded by the coding sequence ATGGCGCTTTCCCAGCAGCAATTAATGGTTCTGATCGGCGGCCTGGTGGTCGTCGTGGTCCTGCTTGTCCTGTTTTCCGGGTCATCGAGCGGTAACAAGGCCACCAAGCGGGCGCAAAGCCTGTCCGGCCGCACGCCGGCCAAGAAGGGAAAGGCAAACGCCCAGGACCCGACCAAGGACCGTCGCCGGCATGTGGCGGAAAGCCTCAAGAAGATTGAGGACAAGCAAAAAGAAGAATCCAAGAAAAAGAAAGTCTCGCTGTCCCAGCGGATCGATCAGGCCGGGTACGAATTTTCTGAACGCTCATTTTATATGGGTTCGGCCATTTGCGGTCTCGTCCTCGTCTGTCTGGGACTGATCACCGCACAGGATTCGCTGGTAATATTGGCGATGGGCATTGTGGGCGGCCTTGGCATCCCGCGCTGGTTCCTGATCCGTGCCCGCAAGAAACGGCAGAAGAAATTTGTCGAGGAATTCTCAAACTCGATCGACGTGATTGTGCGGGGTGTGAAATCCGGTCTGCCGGTCAACGAATGTCTCAAGATCATCGCCCGTGATGCCCAAAGCCCGGTGAAGGAGGAGTTCCATCTCCTCGTCGAAGGTGTCCGTATCGGTCTGTCTCTCGAGCAGTCACTGGAACGGATGTATCAGCGGATGCCTCTGAACGAAGTCAAATTCTTCTCCATCGTGCTGACAATCCAGCAGCAGACTGGCGGTAACCTCGCCGATGCGCTGGGCAATCTCAGTAACGTCCTCCGCGCCCGGAAGATGATGCTGGGCAAGATTGCGGCCCTGTCGATGGAAGCCAAGGCATCTGCCGTCATTCTGGCCGCCATGCCGTTTTTCGTGTCGGGCATGGTTTATATGTCGGCGCCGGATTATCTTGCGCCTCTTTATACAACGACCAATGGGCAGTTCATGCTGCTGGGCGCTGGTCTATGGATGCTGATGGGTGTCTTCGTCATGAAGAACATGATCAGTATCAAGGTGTAA
- a CDS encoding type II secretion system F family protein produces MGDFIAAATDRQNQIALLAAVATVATILTLVAPIFQTDPMKARAKRVADFKEDLKQKSRAELKLGTKSASLRNQTAKGMGKQLVEQFKLLEVFDAENARKQLVKAGWRGERPVFTFMLARLATPIIALFVGIFYIYVLETFEMASFMKLVACFGVTVVGYYLPQLYVTNAIKKRQQKVQLAFPDSLDLMLICVESGMSIEAAMQKVTEEVATTCPELAEEYGLTTAELSYLQDRKVAYYNLGERTGLEGIKAVTTALIQSEAYGTPLGSSLRVMAAENRELRMQAAEKKAAALPPKLTVPMILFFLPVLFVVILGPGVLTAMKHEKGNADTQVTTSR; encoded by the coding sequence ATGGGTGATTTCATTGCTGCGGCAACCGATCGTCAGAACCAGATAGCGTTGCTCGCGGCCGTTGCCACGGTCGCCACGATCCTGACGCTGGTCGCGCCGATCTTCCAGACTGATCCGATGAAGGCCCGCGCCAAGCGCGTGGCGGACTTCAAGGAAGACCTGAAACAGAAATCCCGCGCCGAGCTGAAGCTCGGGACCAAGTCGGCAAGTCTGCGCAACCAGACAGCCAAGGGCATGGGCAAGCAGCTCGTCGAGCAGTTCAAGCTGCTTGAGGTGTTCGACGCCGAGAATGCGCGCAAGCAGCTCGTGAAAGCGGGCTGGCGCGGCGAACGGCCGGTCTTCACGTTCATGCTCGCCAGGCTGGCGACGCCGATCATCGCACTCTTCGTCGGTATTTTTTACATCTACGTGCTCGAGACGTTCGAGATGGCCAGCTTCATGAAGCTGGTGGCGTGTTTCGGTGTCACTGTAGTCGGCTATTATCTGCCTCAGCTTTACGTGACCAACGCGATCAAGAAGCGGCAGCAGAAAGTCCAGCTGGCTTTCCCCGACTCCCTCGACCTGATGCTGATCTGCGTTGAGTCCGGCATGTCGATCGAAGCGGCCATGCAGAAGGTGACCGAAGAGGTCGCAACCACTTGTCCGGAACTGGCCGAGGAATATGGTCTGACCACGGCGGAACTGTCCTATCTGCAGGACCGTAAGGTGGCCTATTACAATCTGGGTGAACGGACCGGGCTTGAAGGCATCAAGGCCGTGACGACGGCGCTGATCCAGTCGGAAGCCTATGGTACGCCGCTGGGCAGTTCGCTGCGCGTTATGGCGGCGGAAAACCGGGAGCTGCGGATGCAGGCGGCCGAGAAGAAAGCCGCTGCCCTGCCGCCGAAACTGACCGTGCCGATGATCCTGTTTTTCCTGCCCGTGCTCTTCGTTGTCATTCTAGGCCCAGGCGTCCTGACGGCCATGAAGCACGAAAAGGGGAATGCTGACACCCAGGTGACAACGAGCCGGTAG
- a CDS encoding leucyl aminopeptidase family protein, whose amino-acid sequence MAEITTSIVQFDAKRAADATPIHLVHSGSRTAINEQLPTEAAKTATLMNFNGELGAVVATPDGVLVGVGDGRDPFAVGAAASRLGAGDYRLASSKLKSAVPLVVLGWALGAYRFDKYKNAMATPTLIAPEGLELAPVHQQAKAVALVRDLVNTPTEDMGPAQLAAAAKSLGASFDARIEITEGEALRKGFPLVHAVGRAAATPPLLVDLRWGPEDGVPVTLVGKGVCFDSGGLNIKGSTGMALMKKDMGGAANALGLASMIMAADLPIKLRVLIPAVENAIGGNAFRPGDVFTSRSGQTVEISNTDAEGRLILADALAYAAEEKPARIISLATLTGAARVALGPDIVPLYSTDDDFANAVVESGTRVNDPVWRMPLWARYDDYLSSQIADVNHASTGGFAGSITAALFLRRFVDKSIPYTHLDIYAWTPEQRPGRPKGGEATGIRALYDTLAKI is encoded by the coding sequence ATGGCTGAAATAACCACCAGTATCGTACAATTTGACGCCAAACGTGCCGCTGATGCCACGCCGATCCATCTCGTCCATTCCGGGTCGCGCACAGCGATCAACGAACAACTCCCCACCGAGGCCGCCAAAACGGCGACGTTGATGAACTTTAATGGCGAGCTTGGCGCCGTCGTGGCGACTCCGGATGGCGTCCTCGTGGGGGTAGGTGATGGGCGCGATCCGTTTGCCGTCGGTGCGGCGGCCAGCCGTCTTGGCGCCGGGGATTATCGTCTCGCTTCATCGAAGCTGAAATCGGCGGTGCCACTGGTTGTCCTGGGTTGGGCGCTGGGCGCTTACCGCTTCGACAAATACAAAAACGCCATGGCCACGCCGACCCTCATCGCCCCAGAAGGGCTTGAGCTCGCGCCGGTTCACCAGCAGGCCAAGGCCGTCGCCTTGGTTCGCGATCTCGTTAATACGCCCACCGAAGATATGGGGCCGGCGCAATTGGCCGCGGCCGCAAAATCTCTCGGTGCCTCTTTTGATGCCCGTATCGAGATCACCGAGGGTGAAGCGCTGCGAAAAGGCTTCCCGCTGGTCCATGCCGTGGGCCGAGCCGCTGCGACGCCGCCGCTTCTTGTTGATCTGCGATGGGGCCCCGAGGACGGCGTACCCGTGACGCTTGTTGGAAAGGGCGTCTGTTTTGATAGCGGTGGACTGAACATCAAGGGTTCAACAGGCATGGCCCTGATGAAGAAAGACATGGGCGGGGCTGCCAACGCGCTCGGCTTGGCCAGCATGATCATGGCCGCCGATTTGCCAATCAAATTACGCGTCCTGATTCCGGCAGTTGAAAACGCGATTGGCGGCAACGCTTTCCGCCCAGGGGACGTGTTCACAAGCCGGTCAGGCCAGACCGTCGAAATTTCGAACACTGACGCTGAAGGGCGGCTTATTCTCGCCGATGCGCTCGCCTACGCGGCCGAGGAAAAGCCTGCGCGGATCATTTCTCTCGCGACCCTGACTGGTGCGGCGCGGGTTGCTCTGGGGCCAGACATCGTCCCGCTTTATTCGACTGATGACGATTTCGCCAATGCGGTCGTCGAAAGTGGTACGCGGGTCAATGATCCCGTCTGGCGGATGCCGCTCTGGGCGCGGTATGATGATTATCTGTCCTCGCAGATTGCTGACGTGAACCACGCCTCAACGGGGGGATTTGCCGGTTCGATCACCGCAGCTCTCTTCCTGCGCCGGTTTGTGGATAAATCAATTCCGTACACCCACCTTGATATTTATGCGTGGACCCCCGAACAGAGGCCCGGCCGGCCCAAGGGTGGGGAGGCGACGGGCATTCGCGCTCTTTACGACACGCTCGCAAAAATCTGA
- a CDS encoding sensor histidine kinase has protein sequence MWRSALRFSAAGIALCAAPAMAAAPAPTTVVEAAEATGFLSAIDPTLFVTIGSVFFALAAGAWALRVSMASRSATVDWSRSLGQLEAKFEKSESILASHPGLVIVWDDAYDEIDRGWGKPRVLGGPAALASLLTFASDDPTAFLNPADSLLDALGSLPMDDDQTTGRVPTLKEKVRDLRSHGIAFSGSVVTDEGRSIECDGRVAGDQVTLWLTDPAVRLADETGVLGQARDKAADLHGALNQLNSAPLAAWRRGPDLKLEWVNRAYVEMVEAINMAEVVEEQIEIDPAFRELAEKAKRETVRTGRRALDGVVKVNVKGQRRVLRVIETPLHGAGEASFGGVAVDITRQEKAQTDLERNQAAHRKTLDQLSEAVAVFNGAQQLAYYNQAFVDLWQIDDADLRDRPSHGELLDRLRHANKLPAQADFSAWKGKQLRLYTEEYGDAASSVEGETPDETWNLPEGKTLRVRQQRHALGGVSVLFDNITETLELQSRYQTQIGVQRATLNNLAEAVAVFGADGRLALFNQSFESTWGLTREQLSGQPHVSQLQDIMATKASKAEEQLSEIRGRIVSFAPEDRVPHLGEEIVLRDGHILVCSTSPLPDGATLVTFLDITDSRERQKELEVRNQILEEADRIKSRFVDHISYQLRNPLNTIIGFTEMLESEMVGSLNERQKDYASTILTASTHLLDLINDIIDLAAIDAGRLGLDMGETDVRELIESAATFASLKAEDSQIILKVDCPDDIGTIHADERRLKQVLFNLLANGFAFTEAGGHVTVGAKREGNAVSIWVEDTGRGVSPEDQATIFDRFESSGPGAGAGLGLALVNSYVELHGGFVRLSSQEGEGTRVTCHLPVAGPLERFRQLEEAAASLSFDDDAEEHMQTAARKVAAE, from the coding sequence ATGTGGCGATCCGCCCTGCGCTTCAGTGCGGCCGGCATTGCGCTGTGCGCTGCGCCCGCCATGGCGGCTGCGCCGGCGCCCACGACTGTCGTTGAAGCGGCCGAGGCGACAGGTTTTCTGAGCGCCATCGATCCAACGCTGTTCGTCACCATCGGATCCGTTTTCTTCGCCTTGGCAGCGGGGGCCTGGGCTTTGCGCGTTTCCATGGCCTCGCGCAGCGCGACGGTCGACTGGTCTCGCAGCCTGGGTCAGCTGGAAGCCAAATTCGAAAAATCTGAATCCATCCTCGCCAGCCATCCCGGCCTCGTCATCGTATGGGATGATGCCTATGACGAGATTGATCGCGGCTGGGGCAAGCCCCGTGTGCTGGGCGGTCCCGCGGCTCTCGCCTCTCTTTTGACCTTCGCGTCCGACGATCCGACCGCGTTTCTCAACCCGGCCGACAGTCTTCTTGATGCGCTGGGCAGCCTGCCCATGGATGATGATCAGACCACGGGCCGCGTGCCGACCCTGAAGGAAAAGGTGCGCGACCTGCGCAGTCACGGGATCGCATTCTCTGGCTCGGTTGTCACGGATGAGGGTCGCTCCATTGAATGTGATGGTCGTGTTGCCGGAGATCAGGTGACATTGTGGCTGACGGATCCGGCGGTTCGTCTCGCGGATGAAACCGGAGTGCTGGGGCAGGCCAGGGACAAGGCTGCTGACCTGCATGGCGCGCTCAATCAGTTGAACAGCGCGCCGCTGGCCGCTTGGCGGCGCGGACCGGATCTCAAGCTGGAATGGGTCAACCGCGCCTATGTGGAGATGGTCGAGGCCATCAACATGGCTGAGGTTGTCGAAGAGCAGATCGAGATTGATCCGGCCTTCCGTGAGCTTGCTGAAAAAGCAAAGCGTGAAACCGTGCGCACCGGTCGCCGGGCGCTGGACGGAGTGGTCAAGGTCAATGTCAAAGGTCAACGCCGTGTACTGCGCGTTATCGAAACGCCGTTGCATGGCGCGGGCGAAGCCAGCTTTGGCGGTGTTGCGGTCGACATCACACGCCAGGAAAAAGCCCAGACTGATCTCGAGCGGAACCAGGCGGCGCATCGCAAGACGCTGGACCAGCTCTCTGAAGCGGTGGCCGTGTTTAACGGTGCCCAGCAGTTGGCTTATTACAATCAGGCGTTTGTGGATCTGTGGCAGATCGACGATGCGGATCTGCGTGATCGGCCATCTCACGGCGAACTGCTGGACAGGCTGCGTCACGCCAACAAGCTGCCTGCGCAAGCTGACTTCAGCGCCTGGAAGGGCAAGCAGCTCCGTCTGTACACTGAAGAATATGGCGATGCTGCCTCTTCGGTAGAGGGCGAAACGCCTGACGAGACCTGGAACCTGCCTGAGGGCAAGACCCTGCGCGTGCGCCAGCAGCGCCATGCGCTCGGCGGTGTGTCGGTGCTGTTTGACAATATCACCGAAACGCTTGAGCTGCAAAGCCGCTACCAGACCCAGATCGGCGTCCAGCGCGCCACCCTGAACAATCTGGCTGAGGCGGTGGCCGTGTTCGGTGCCGATGGGCGCCTTGCTCTCTTCAACCAGTCTTTCGAAAGCACCTGGGGGCTGACCCGCGAGCAATTGTCCGGACAACCGCACGTGTCGCAGCTCCAGGACATCATGGCGACCAAGGCGAGCAAGGCCGAGGAGCAGCTGAGCGAAATCCGTGGTCGGATCGTTTCTTTTGCGCCGGAAGATCGGGTGCCTCATCTGGGTGAGGAGATTGTCCTGCGCGACGGTCATATTCTCGTCTGCTCGACGTCGCCGCTGCCCGATGGCGCCACACTTGTGACCTTCCTCGACATTACGGACAGCCGCGAGCGTCAGAAAGAGCTCGAAGTCCGCAACCAGATCCTCGAGGAAGCGGACCGCATCAAGTCGCGCTTCGTCGATCACATCTCCTATCAGCTGCGCAATCCGCTCAATACCATTATCGGATTCACCGAAATGCTCGAAAGCGAGATGGTCGGTAGCCTGAACGAGCGGCAGAAGGATTACGCGTCCACTATTCTGACCGCATCGACCCATCTTCTTGATCTGATCAATGACATCATCGACCTGGCAGCGATCGACGCTGGTCGCCTGGGGCTCGATATGGGGGAGACAGACGTTCGGGAGCTGATCGAATCCGCTGCGACATTTGCTTCCCTCAAGGCAGAAGACAGCCAGATCATCCTGAAGGTCGATTGCCCCGACGATATCGGTACGATCCACGCGGATGAACGCCGTCTGAAGCAGGTGCTGTTCAATCTTCTCGCCAATGGTTTTGCCTTCACCGAGGCGGGCGGCCACGTGACTGTCGGCGCCAAGCGCGAAGGCAACGCGGTGTCGATCTGGGTTGAGGATACCGGCCGCGGCGTCTCGCCAGAAGACCAGGCCACGATCTTTGACCGCTTTGAAAGCTCAGGTCCCGGCGCCGGTGCCGGACTCGGGCTTGCGCTCGTGAATTCCTATGTGGAGCTCCATGGCGGCTTCGTCCGTCTCTCATCGCAGGAAGGTGAGGGCACTCGGGTGACCTGCCACTTGCCGGTGGCGGGCCCGCTTGAGCGATTTCGCCAACTAGAAGAGGCCGCGGCTTCGCTGTCCTTTGATGATGACGCCGAGGAGCACATGCAGACCGCGGCGCGCAAGGTGGCGGCTGAGTAA
- a CDS encoding GcrA family cell cycle regulator, producing the protein MAWTDERVEQLKQLWSDGLSASQIANRMGGVTRNAVIGKVHRLGLAGRATPTAPISKAVHSPQAEQESRTPTFSLESLSLGDDRPTVSSIGANQCKWPIGDPAAEDFHFCGQSTSSAKPYCAYHSQLAFQPNAGRREAPRHRTVALPAARKVG; encoded by the coding sequence ATGGCATGGACTGACGAGCGCGTGGAGCAGCTCAAACAATTGTGGAGTGACGGGCTGTCAGCCAGTCAGATCGCGAACCGTATGGGCGGCGTGACCCGCAATGCGGTCATCGGCAAGGTACACCGGCTGGGTCTGGCCGGACGCGCCACGCCAACGGCACCCATCTCGAAAGCGGTGCACAGCCCGCAGGCAGAGCAGGAAAGCCGAACCCCGACATTCTCACTGGAATCCCTCAGCCTGGGTGATGACCGACCAACGGTTTCATCGATCGGCGCCAACCAGTGCAAATGGCCAATTGGCGACCCTGCTGCAGAAGATTTCCATTTCTGCGGCCAGTCGACCTCATCGGCGAAACCGTATTGCGCCTATCACAGCCAATTGGCGTTCCAGCCCAATGCTGGCCGTCGCGAAGCACCGCGCCACCGCACGGTTGCCCTGCCCGCCGCCCGTAAGGTTGGCTAA